DNA from Strix aluco isolate bStrAlu1 chromosome 26, bStrAlu1.hap1, whole genome shotgun sequence:
gaagaggaggaggtggccCTGCTGCAGGCCCTGGCTCTGCATCGCAGCCTGGGACAAGGTGCAGGGAGTGGCAGGGGGCACTTGCCCCCCTGCCCAGGACTGGCTGGCggaggctgcagccctgcccctgGCACACGGTCACAGTGGGACCCCCTGTGCCACCCCCGCCCAGCCCTGCAGGGATGTGGCAGCCCCCACAGCACGCCAGGGCTCTGCCCTCTGCACCCCCCACAGGCCAGCAGCACCCCGTACacaaaatagtttattttcaaCAATCTCTGTACCCCCAGGGGCCgtggctgggggcagcggggccaAGGGCCACCTCGGCACAGCACCGGCACAGCGCCCACGGGGGGGGGTCACCGCAGCCCCCGACAGCGCTAGCAGGGCAGCACCTTCTGCACCCGCTCGATCTCTGCCTGTGGGAAGAGGTTgtgtgttggggggtgggggggaccccacgGCACGGGGGCAGCCCCTCGCCAGGGACTCACCTGCAGCGCCTGGCGCTTGGCCCGCTCCTGGCACAGCTCCAGCCGCATCTCCTCCAGGTCCCGCCTGCAACGCGCCGCGGACGGCTCAGCCGGGGCCAGACCCTGCCAGCGAgtggccaggagctgctggggaccccccccccgctGCCAACACCccgacacccccctccccactcaCAGGTGCTGGACTCGCATCAGGTCCACGAGGATGTGCAGGGACCGGACCTCGGCCTTCAGGTCCTCCAGGGCCAGTCGCTCCTCGGGCCGTGGCACCGCCGGCACCTCCATGCTCCATGGTGGGCCAGGCGCCTGCCCCATGCCGGGGAGAGGGGCGCAGGGCCCGGCGTGGGGCGGCccccggggctgctcccccccGCAGGGACCCCCCGCGCTCCCTAGGGTGAGGCTGGGCGGCCGCTGGCCCGGCACACGGGGACGCATGGCAGTGGGGTGGCTCAGCTTGGCTGTGGTGACCGGCACCACGTTGAACCCGTCAGCATCTGCCAAAGAGAGAGGGTCAGCACGTGGGCAGGGCCCTGCGACAGCCGCAGCGCCCAgtgccagcacccagcacccacctgggtCGCCGACTCTGCCCCACTCCGCGTCAGCTggggcgcagggctgggggccaccgGGTCTGGGGACAGCAGAGGTGGTGAAGCggcacagccaggctgtgctCGGCCCTCCCAGGGGGAAGACGCCAGCCCCACTCCGGGGACCGAGCACGGACATCGGCACGGCCCCGGGGCCATCGCGGCAGCCCTAGATACCCCGGCATGGCCACGTGCATCTTACTTGCTCGCCAGCGTGGGGGCCAGTTTGGCCTTGGCAGGGACAGGGGGAGCAGGAGCCATCCTCTTGCTGGGGGGCAGCTTGGCCGGCTCCATCCTCACCGGtgctgggagctctggggaggcggcaggagcggggctggggcagcgaGCGAGAGTGGGGAAGGAAACGCTTCCTGCCAGGGAGCCCCGGCCGTGCCCCGGCACCAGGGACCTGCCCCAGGCACgtctccagccccagcccagggacTCACCTGGGGGCTCCCCCTCCTCGTCCTTCGCTGTCTTAGAGGCTGCCGGGGAGCAAAGGGGCTCATCAGGTGCGGGGGGAAGGACCCTCGTTACAGCCCCTCTCCCAGGGACCCCTCAGCTgggcaggacaggacaggacagccCCCTCTACCCCCCACCCTGCTAGGACATGGACTCCAGGGACCACCCCatccctgacccccccccccatccccaagcTCCTGCCAGGGCCCCCCAAGCTCAGGGTCATGTGTGGGACaccagggggtgctggggagggggcacccacaggcAGGACCGGGGGGAAACATCACCCCATGGTGCACCTGCACCCACGGGTCCCTCCAGCACCAGCTCCCACGTCTGCCAGGGCTGGCAGCGACACTCAGCAGGACTCGACCAGCCCCATGGCGGCTCTACCCAGGGCCCTGGCTGCTGGGTCAGGGGCAGCcgcccctcctgcctgccctgtgcccatccctgcacccagCCCCACACCCAAACCCTGCACCCAGCCCCGCTGCGGTTGGCGCTTCCTCTGTGTGCGGCAAAGCAAGCGACTGCAAACCTCCCCCTGAGCGGCAGCATGGTGCCGCAGGCAGGATGCCGTCCCACCACCGCCTACGGTGCAGCAACATCCCTCTGCCGCCAAGCCCCGGGGTCCCACCAGGATGGGCCCCTGGCAGAGCAGGGTATGGGGCACCGGCGCATGGACCACCCTGTCCCTATGGTGggccagcagccctggggccGCCTGGTCCCTGCCGCCACCAGCACGGCCCCTGCCGTGGCGGCCTCGCAGGTGCCGAAGGTTTTATCCGCCCGAAGAGACGGGTGCAGGCGCGAAGGCCGCAGGGATGAGGACAGGGACGAGGGTGCCCGGCCCCAAAGGTGCggggagctgctctgcagggccCGGGGCTCCATTGCTCCCCATGGCACAGGGTTGATGGCGCCCAGAGCTGCCCGGCATTCCGGCAGCCCCCGCTCCTCCTCGGCAGCTCCCGGGACACCGGTGCAGCTGCCAGGATGGTCCCCGAGCACgggagccccggggccgcggccgctcCATCCTACCTGCCGGCGTGGGGCTGCCCACGAGGCCGTGCTGAGCGGTGCCGTGCCAGGCTCCCCCGGCTGCCACGGCCCCACACCGCGCACGTGATGCCGGAGGAAATCGGCTCCGCACTGGGAAGGAAGTCGAAGCAGAGAGCACCTCGGTGCTGGTCCACGCCGCATCCCTGCTCCCCACgcggctcctcct
Protein-coding regions in this window:
- the SH3D21 gene encoding SH3 domain-containing protein 21, producing the protein MPKPFPVPEEKAEPWPVAQRPAPLLPLELDQEPQLCRALFDYTPELADELPLRRGDVVRVLSKRTEVEGWWDGQCRHRRGLFPSNFVELLPAPVPALKPAMPSWDAESGESGHGGCPAPGASVSRQDGRVAPRPCAKWVGAARGPAVPGGRRSRVGSRDAAWTSTEVLSASTSFPVRSRFPPASRARCGAVAAGGAWHGTAQHGLVGSPTPAASKTAKDEEGEPPGESLGWGWRRAWGRSLVPGHGRGSLAGSVSFPTLARCPSPAPAASPELPAPVRMEPAKLPPSKRMAPAPPVPAKAKLAPTLASKPGGPQPCAPADAEWGRVGDPDADGFNVVPVTTAKLSHPTAMRPRVPGQRPPSLTLGSAGGPCGGEQPRGPPHAGPCAPLPGMGQAPGPPWSMEVPAVPRPEERLALEDLKAEVRSLHILVDLMRVQHLRDLEEMRLELCQERAKRQALQAEIERVQKVLPC